The following are encoded in a window of Caldicellulosiruptor danielii genomic DNA:
- a CDS encoding glycosyltransferase, which yields MRALSLKPIPDFIGFTDADLSVSPDQWGKLIEKLDKYDVVVGSRSMPDSVVQRSVFRNLISKTFSKIVYEILQLGVRDTQCGLKFFRTDIAKLLFAEPLVANRYAFDIEILLRAKQLDLKIAEVGVNWVAKNGSKVTLSTPVEMLITLLKIVNAYNGSKPLQYQYNKKTLI from the coding sequence TTGAGAGCTCTAAGTTTAAAGCCAATACCTGATTTTATAGGATTCACAGATGCTGACCTGAGTGTGTCGCCAGACCAGTGGGGAAAATTAATCGAAAAACTTGATAAGTATGATGTTGTTGTCGGTTCACGTTCTATGCCAGATTCTGTTGTACAGCGTTCCGTGTTCAGAAACCTGATAAGTAAAACCTTTTCCAAAATTGTGTATGAAATTCTACAGCTGGGAGTAAGGGACACACAGTGCGGACTCAAGTTTTTCCGAACCGACATTGCAAAGTTGTTGTTTGCAGAACCGCTTGTGGCAAATAGATATGCGTTTGACATTGAAATACTTCTGAGAGCAAAACAACTTGACCTCAAAATTGCTGAAGTAGGAGTAAACTGGGTTGCTAAAAACGGAAGCAAAGTTACTCTATCCACACCTGTAGAAATGCTAATTACTCTTTTAAAAATTGTAAATGCCTATAATGGCTCAAAGCCATTGCAATATCAGTATAACAAAAAAACACTAATTTAA
- a CDS encoding glycosyltransferase produces MSGAIIIPAYNEFFRMSLLLPVYRRLTRQYKIILVDDGSDDETYRIGEILGWHIVRLPKNMGKGFAVREGRFESSKFKANT; encoded by the coding sequence ATGAGTGGAGCAATAATAATACCGGCATACAATGAGTTTTTCAGGATGAGTTTATTACTACCGGTCTATCGCAGGCTAACAAGACAGTATAAAATAATACTTGTAGACGATGGTTCTGACGATGAAACATACAGGATAGGTGAGATTCTTGGCTGGCATATAGTAAGACTACCGAAAAACATGGGGAAGGGGTTTGCTGTAAGGGAGGGGCGTTTTGAGAGCTCTAAGTTTAAAGCCAATACCTGA
- a CDS encoding class I SAM-dependent methyltransferase, producing the protein MHKLIQKYVKTPYVPRILDIGCGPAYFSKFYQYTGIDPNAEDDAPNILKTRIEDVELTDKYDVILALDVLEHLEDDRVILRFLQNNLKNNGIAIITVPAHPWLFSEHDRVCGHYRRYTKKQLKELFRTFDCRIYYYNSLLFPAEVLYRLLTKGKNNLKPVPALLNKLLLTILSAEYYFLPVLPVGLSLIAIVKKGSDLYEWSNNNTGIQ; encoded by the coding sequence ATTGGATGTGGACCAGCATACTTTTCGAAATTCTATCAGTACACAGGCATTGACCCAAATGCGGAAGATGATGCTCCTAATATCTTAAAGACACGGATTGAAGATGTTGAATTAACAGACAAATATGATGTAATTCTTGCACTTGATGTTTTGGAACATCTTGAAGATGATAGGGTAATTCTTCGTTTTTTACAAAACAACCTCAAGAACAACGGTATTGCAATAATTACTGTTCCTGCACACCCGTGGCTGTTTTCTGAACATGACAGAGTATGCGGACACTACAGGAGATACACTAAAAAACAGCTCAAAGAACTATTCAGAACGTTTGACTGCAGAATATACTACTACAACTCACTACTGTTCCCAGCAGAGGTGTTGTACAGACTGCTTACAAAAGGGAAAAACAATTTAAAGCCAGTCCCAGCTCTTCTCAACAAACTCCTGCTTACAATACTCTCTGCTGAATACTATTTTTTGCCTGTATTGCCAGTAGGGCTTTCTCTTATTGCAATAGTAAAAAAAGGAAGTGATTTATATGAGTGGAGCAATAATAATACCGGCATACAATGA